Proteins encoded in a region of the Plodia interpunctella isolate USDA-ARS_2022_Savannah chromosome 27, ilPloInte3.2, whole genome shotgun sequence genome:
- the LOC128681486 gene encoding protein FAM136A, with protein MVEAQKYRIEQEMTNLVNELDKSYLRKMQGDMHRCAARCCDDQQSSLERVHGCIENCTSPLNQANNYVQGEINHLQNRLQRCVMDCNDSARDRLGADPSQEIIDKCTIDFEKCAVKCVDKHMTLIPTMMKTMKKVLASGKPPPAKNE; from the exons ATGGTTGAAgcacaaaaatatagaatagagCAAGAAATGACTAATCTAGTCAATGAGTTGGATAAGAGTTATTTGAGAAAAATGCAA GGTGACATGCACCGGTGTGCGGCCAGGTGCTGCGATGATCAGCAGTCCTCACTGGAGAGAGTGCACGGCTGCATTGAGAACTGCACTAGTCCACTGAACCAGGCTAATAACTATGTACAG ggaGAAATCAATCATCTTCAGAATAGACTCCAGCGATGTGTGATGGACTGCAACGACTCAGCTAGGGACAGGCTGGGAGCTGACCCGAGTCAAGAAATT ATTGACAAGTGCACAATAGATTTCGAGAAATGTGCAGTGAAGTGTGTGGACAAACACATGACTCTCATTCCTACCATGATGAAAACTATGAAGAAAGTACTTGCTAGTGGGAAGCCCCCGCCAGCGAAGAATGAATGA
- the LOC128681463 gene encoding keratin-associated protein 5-1-like — MASTHLFLLLIGVIFQTNAAVLKKNVILSSVPVPFKNLPLPFDLPLLPSCSIPEIVTPVEVPVCSNIPTCNCPKPVIEIPTYYSPTVPVPSCGSCGSFSTSVELALSGSGIPSCSSSTPVCGCSTPVCGCSTPVCGCSTPVCGCSTPVCGCSKVDVPAYYYSPPVEVCGGCNDALCACGAYVSPVSYAPTCGCAQAVTQCGCAPTLPPYPPALGCAKYLRQVVIQPPFL, encoded by the exons ATGGCTTCGACCCACTTATTTTTGCTTCTGATCGGAGTAATT TTCCAGACAAACGCCGCAGTACTCAAAAAGAACGTCATACTATCGAGCGTCCCTGTACCCTTTAAAAATTTACCCCTACCCTTCGACCTACCCTTGCTGCCAAGCTGCAGCATCCCAGAAATTGTCACCCCCGTCGAAGTACCTGTATGCAGCAACATACCCACTTGTAACTGCCCCAAACCGGTTATAGAAATACCCACGTATTATTCTCCAACGGTACCAGTCCCATCGTGCGGGTCTTGTGGTAGTTTTTCAACATCAGTAGAATTAGCTTTATCAGGCTCGGGTATACCCTCTTGTAGCTCTTCTACCCCTGTTTGCGGTTGTTCCACTCCTGTTTGCGGTTGTTCCACTCCTGTTTGCGGTTGTTCCACTCCTGTTTGCGGTTGTTCCACTCCTGTTTGCGGTTGTTCCAAAGTTGATGTACCAGCTTATTACTATTCACCGCCTGTGGAGGTGTGTGGAGGATGCAATGATGCTCTGTGCGCTTGCGGTGCGTACGTGTCGCCCGTGTCGTATGCCCCCACTTGTGGGTGCGCCCAGGCGGTGACCCAGTGTGGGTGTGCCCCAACGCTGCCGCCTTACCCACCAGCGTTGGGTTGTGCGAAGTATTTGAGGCAGGTGGTTATACAACCTCCGTTTTTGTGA
- the LOC128681480 gene encoding uncharacterized protein LOC128681480: MVHLTLFTILSIAMPLIAPAILPKAIPMGALLQNILNPANSERAKQILQLTGAVNKVPTSPVMNLLQEVSAPRTKQLLMQDVQRPVAAQQEIIPFTPCAARPVIQDRLVYPYSTPVPLVNPFLPAASPVSAIAPPTSTLLPPVDPTQVRSHFLRKIPIPPPSL; the protein is encoded by the coding sequence ATGGTTCACCTCACGTTATTTACCATTCTGTCGATCGCCATGCCTCTGATCGCGCCAGCAATACTTCCGAAAGCAATTCCTATGGGGGCGTTACTGCAAAACATATTAAACCCGGCGAATTCTGAAAGGGCGAAGCAAATATTACAGTTAACAGGAGCTGTCAACAAAGTTCCCACGAGTCCAGTAATGAATCTACTCCAAGAAGTATCAGCTCCGAGGACAAAACAATTACTAATGCAAGATGTACAACGACCAGTTGCAGCACAGCAAGAAATCATTCCCTTCACTCCATGCGCTGCCCGACCAGTCATCCAGGATAGATTAGTGTACCCCTATTCGACCCCTGTACCCCTAGTGAACCCTTTTTTGCCAGCGGCGTCCCCCGTGTCCGCCATTGCGCCCCCTACATCCACTTTATTGCCTCCAGTGGACCCAACTCAAGTCAGAAGCCATTTTCTAAGGAAAATACCGATTCCACCACCCTCTTTGTAG